One genomic segment of Leptotrichia sp. oral taxon 215 str. W9775 includes these proteins:
- a CDS encoding ABC transporter ATP-binding protein, producing MIKIENLYKTFFSELGTEKEVFKNLNLEINDGDFITIIGSNGAGKSTLLNVLNGQIMPDKGTVMLNDINLTNVERHKRAKWISQVYQNPSQGTAPSMTVLENLSMAKNKGKKFNFTFGLDVKNLNFYKQQLESIGLGLENQLFTQVALLSGGQRQCLSLIMATLNQPDILLLDEHTAALDPQTSAIILNKTKEIIEKNNITSLMITHNMQDAINYGNRLIMLHAGEIIFDIRGEEKKHLTVEKLLEMFKTKDAMLSDKDVF from the coding sequence ATGATAAAAATAGAAAATTTATATAAGACATTCTTCTCTGAATTAGGTACTGAAAAAGAAGTATTTAAAAATCTGAATTTAGAAATAAATGATGGAGATTTTATAACAATAATAGGAAGTAACGGGGCAGGAAAATCAACATTACTGAATGTTCTGAATGGACAGATAATGCCTGATAAGGGAACTGTAATGTTGAATGATATTAATCTTACTAATGTTGAAAGACATAAGAGAGCTAAATGGATTTCACAAGTTTATCAGAATCCATCTCAAGGAACAGCTCCTTCAATGACTGTTCTTGAAAATCTTTCAATGGCTAAAAATAAAGGGAAAAAATTTAACTTTACTTTTGGTCTTGATGTTAAGAATTTAAATTTCTATAAACAGCAGCTGGAAAGTATAGGACTGGGACTGGAAAATCAGTTATTTACACAAGTTGCGTTATTGTCAGGAGGACAGAGACAATGTCTTTCACTAATAATGGCAACATTAAATCAGCCGGATATACTTCTACTGGATGAACATACTGCGGCACTTGATCCTCAGACTTCAGCTATTATTTTAAATAAGACAAAAGAAATTATAGAAAAAAATAATATTACAAGTTTGATGATTACACATAATATGCAGGATGCAATAAATTATGGAAACAGGCTGATAATGTTACATGCAGGTGAGATAATATTTGATATCAGAGGAGAAGAGAAAAAACACCTGACTGTAGAAAAGTTGCTTGAAATGTTTAAAACAAAGGATGCAATGTTATCAGATAAAGATGTATTTTAA
- a CDS encoding ABC transporter permease produces MNELLIFIQSLPTAMKTGLIYSIMVMGVYITYKILDFPDLSVDGTFPLGGFIFAAFSLSQNGFFGMTNPIIGLILATIGGMLAGYITGALHVYFDIEGLLAGILVGTGLHSINFRINSSSNAIIPGDRSIYEMITYEKYFIIFTVVFVLLLILKGFYDYKIKENKYVIRTMIVYVIIFILLEFYVVSTQDIKLMLTALIVFIIKMIIDYILTSKFGFALRALGNNEQLVVSLGVNEKRLKIFGLMISNGLVALSGALFAQDLKVADLQSGVGTIVVGLAAIILGLGVLKKSRMVNEISIIIVGSLLYYCIVNMALMSNNWTQNLYRNLNINENITKILEVKPTDTKVITSVILGIILWNEYRKKSKKGKNKAKLLEKGEA; encoded by the coding sequence ATGAATGAATTATTAATATTTATACAAAGTCTCCCGACAGCAATGAAAACAGGGCTAATATATTCAATAATGGTAATGGGGGTTTATATAACTTATAAGATTCTGGATTTTCCGGACTTGTCAGTGGATGGAACATTTCCATTAGGAGGATTTATATTTGCAGCCTTTTCACTGTCTCAAAATGGTTTTTTTGGTATGACTAATCCAATAATAGGATTAATCCTTGCAACTATTGGAGGAATGCTGGCCGGGTATATAACAGGAGCATTGCACGTATATTTTGATATTGAAGGTCTACTGGCGGGAATACTTGTAGGAACAGGGCTTCACAGTATAAACTTTAGAATTAACAGTTCTTCAAATGCAATAATTCCTGGAGATAGAAGTATATATGAAATGATAACATATGAAAAATACTTTATAATATTTACAGTAGTTTTTGTGTTATTACTTATTTTAAAAGGATTCTATGACTATAAAATAAAAGAAAATAAATATGTAATAAGAACAATGATTGTCTACGTAATTATATTTATACTTTTAGAGTTTTATGTGGTTTCAACACAGGATATTAAACTTATGCTGACTGCATTAATAGTATTTATAATTAAAATGATAATTGATTATATACTTACTTCAAAATTTGGATTTGCATTAAGAGCTTTAGGAAACAATGAACAGCTTGTTGTAAGTCTTGGAGTAAATGAAAAAAGGCTTAAAATTTTTGGTCTAATGATTTCTAACGGACTGGTGGCATTGTCTGGAGCATTGTTTGCTCAGGATTTAAAAGTAGCGGATTTACAGTCTGGAGTTGGAACAATCGTAGTTGGACTTGCGGCAATAATACTTGGGCTAGGTGTACTTAAAAAATCAAGAATGGTAAACGAAATTTCAATAATAATAGTAGGTTCATTGTTATACTACTGTATAGTAAATATGGCATTGATGTCAAATAACTGGACACAGAATCTGTACAGAAACTTGAATATCAATGAAAATATAACTAAAATACTGGAAGTAAAACCTACAGATACTAAAGTAATTACTTCAGTAATTCTTGGAATAATTTTATGGAATGAATATAGAAAAAAATCAAAAAAAGGTAAAAATAAAGCAAAATTACTGGAAAAAGGAGAAGCATAG
- a CDS encoding ABC transporter substrate-binding protein, translating to MKKIFLLVGIAIMLVLSCGNEGKNSSEAGGGKSKDSFKIGITQIVAHPALDSAREGFKDAFKEAGLKVVFDEKNANGEIATANMIANNFVTEKVDMIYAIATSTAQAAAQSTDKIPVVFSAITDPEAAGILKKNVTGISDRVNVKQQLELLLKLDSKIKKVGVIYNSSEQNSKVQVDDLKKAASELGITIVEKSVTQVSEIPQASETLVKESDALYFPTDNLVASVVNLITEKAIKAKKIAFGAESAHVKGGALITQGIDYYEMGKEAGKIAVDILKNGKNPSEITFKKMDLNDIVINSKTLAAIGISLPEDIKSKAKTID from the coding sequence ATGAAAAAAATATTTTTATTAGTGGGCATTGCTATAATGCTTGTTTTAAGTTGTGGGAATGAAGGAAAGAACAGCAGTGAAGCAGGAGGAGGAAAATCCAAGGACAGTTTCAAGATAGGGATTACTCAGATAGTTGCCCATCCTGCGTTGGACAGTGCAAGGGAAGGTTTTAAAGATGCCTTTAAAGAAGCAGGTTTAAAAGTAGTTTTTGATGAGAAAAATGCTAATGGTGAAATCGCAACAGCAAATATGATTGCGAATAATTTTGTTACAGAAAAGGTTGACATGATTTATGCAATAGCAACAAGTACTGCACAGGCTGCAGCACAATCAACAGATAAAATTCCAGTAGTATTTTCAGCTATCACTGATCCGGAAGCAGCTGGAATTCTTAAGAAAAATGTGACAGGAATAAGTGACAGAGTAAATGTTAAGCAGCAGTTGGAACTTTTACTGAAACTTGACAGTAAAATAAAAAAAGTAGGTGTCATTTATAATTCTTCAGAACAAAATTCAAAGGTTCAAGTTGATGATTTGAAAAAAGCCGCATCAGAACTTGGAATAACAATTGTGGAAAAAAGTGTTACGCAGGTAAGTGAAATTCCACAGGCTTCAGAAACTTTAGTGAAAGAATCAGATGCATTATATTTTCCAACAGATAATTTAGTGGCATCTGTAGTAAATCTTATTACTGAGAAGGCAATAAAAGCAAAGAAAATAGCATTTGGTGCTGAATCAGCCCATGTAAAAGGTGGAGCTTTGATAACTCAGGGAATAGACTATTATGAAATGGGTAAAGAAGCAGGAAAAATAGCTGTTGACATATTGAAAAATGGTAAAAATCCTTCTGAAATAACTTTTAAAAAGATGGATTTAAATGATATAGTAATTAACAGTAAAACATTGGCGGCAATTGGAATAAGTTTGCCGGAAGATATAAAATCAAAAGCGAAAACAATAGATTAA
- a CDS encoding ABC transporter substrate-binding protein: MKKLMVLILSTLMLLSCGKPGEVSNKNNESKGSGGNETYKIGITQIATHPSLDLVKQGFKKAFEEAGIKAVFDEKNAEGTISNATLIANGYKTDKKDLVLGIGTPSAQALVNTISDMPVLFSAVTDPESAKLLNKNVTGTSDRLDNVGEQLDLLLKLKPEVKKIAVLYNPSEQNSVVQVKEIEAKAKEKNLIVMLQGVSSLSELPQATKNALVESDALYLPTDNLVVSGIKLITSEAKAAKKPVVSSENSSVEAGALFTMGLDYFELGKRTGEMAIEILKGKPVDQIPYELSKKMTLYVNETTAAELGLDLKKLDLTNAKIYK; encoded by the coding sequence ATGAAAAAATTAATGGTATTAATCTTAAGTACTCTTATGCTTTTATCTTGTGGAAAGCCAGGTGAAGTTTCAAATAAGAATAATGAAAGTAAAGGTAGCGGAGGAAATGAAACTTATAAAATTGGTATTACCCAGATAGCAACTCATCCTTCATTGGATTTAGTTAAACAAGGTTTCAAAAAAGCATTTGAAGAAGCTGGAATAAAAGCTGTCTTTGATGAAAAAAATGCAGAAGGTACTATATCGAATGCAACTTTAATAGCTAATGGATATAAAACTGATAAAAAGGATTTAGTTCTGGGAATTGGAACACCTTCAGCTCAGGCATTAGTAAATACAATATCAGATATGCCTGTATTATTCTCAGCTGTTACTGATCCTGAAAGTGCAAAACTGCTTAATAAAAATGTAACAGGTACAAGTGACAGACTTGATAATGTTGGCGAACAGCTTGACTTGCTTTTAAAATTAAAGCCGGAAGTAAAGAAAATAGCTGTATTGTATAATCCTTCTGAACAGAATTCAGTTGTTCAGGTAAAAGAAATAGAAGCAAAGGCGAAAGAAAAAAATCTGATTGTTATGCTGCAAGGGGTAAGTTCATTATCAGAATTACCTCAAGCTACTAAAAATGCATTGGTTGAAAGTGATGCATTATACCTTCCAACTGACAACTTGGTAGTTTCCGGAATAAAATTAATTACTTCAGAAGCAAAAGCTGCTAAAAAGCCTGTTGTTTCAAGTGAAAATTCTTCTGTGGAAGCAGGAGCGTTATTCACAATGGGACTTGATTATTTTGAACTTGGAAAAAGAACTGGAGAAATGGCAATTGAAATTTTAAAAGGGAAACCGGTAGATCAGATACCATATGAATTATCTAAAAAAATGACTTTATATGTAAATGAAACTACTGCGGCAGAACTAGGACTGGATTTGAAAAAACTGGACTTAACAAATGCCAAAATATATAAATAA
- a CDS encoding HU family DNA-binding protein translates to MSKKEFVEAYAKATGETKKRAEELVNEFLGTVEKSLAKGNSVQFVGWGTFGVQKRAARKGRNPQTGKEIKIAAKKVVKFKVGKKLADKVAASKAK, encoded by the coding sequence ATGTCAAAAAAAGAATTTGTGGAAGCTTATGCAAAAGCTACAGGAGAAACTAAAAAAAGAGCAGAAGAATTAGTAAATGAATTTTTAGGAACTGTTGAAAAATCATTAGCTAAAGGAAATAGCGTTCAATTTGTAGGTTGGGGAACTTTTGGAGTTCAAAAAAGAGCTGCAAGAAAAGGAAGAAACCCTCAAACTGGAAAAGAAATCAAAATAGCTGCTAAAAAAGTAGTTAAGTTTAAAGTTGGAAAAAAATTAGCTGATAAAGTAGCTGCATCAAAAGCAAAATAG